One Pseudonocardia sediminis DNA window includes the following coding sequences:
- a CDS encoding N-acetylmuramoyl-L-alanine amidase produces the protein MQLLRRGDSGPAVEEIREKLGQLGLLVDTPQSRGYFDADVDHAVRVFQQGRGLITDGIVGPDTYRALREAGWTLGDRMLSFTLSTPTSGDDVATLQERLLELGYNVGRPNGTFDQQTEQALCRFQRDYGLTPDGVCGPETLRAFRRLGRKVTGGRPGLLREQELLRRAGPRMRGKRIVIDPGHGGPDRGVEIAGVNEADLMWDLARRIAGRMSATGMEAMLSRQETTCPTDVERAQFANDVGADLVVSLHTDANRSMHAEGLATYHFGNGSGTTSTVGEALAGLIQRELLTRTPMLDCRSQPCTWELVRRTRMPAVRIEVGYLTHLGDRRRLLDPEFRDIVAEGVLVAVKRLYLLGQDDQPTGTFTFSDVLAREFGRDQIRAI, from the coding sequence ATGCAGCTGCTCCGGCGCGGGGACTCCGGTCCTGCCGTGGAAGAGATCCGGGAGAAGCTGGGGCAGCTCGGCCTGCTGGTCGACACGCCGCAGTCCCGTGGCTACTTCGACGCCGACGTGGACCACGCCGTCCGCGTCTTCCAGCAGGGTCGTGGACTGATCACCGACGGGATCGTCGGCCCGGACACCTACCGAGCGTTGCGCGAGGCCGGGTGGACCCTCGGGGACCGGATGCTCTCGTTCACGCTGTCCACCCCGACAAGCGGTGACGACGTCGCCACGCTCCAGGAGCGGTTGCTGGAGCTCGGCTACAACGTCGGCCGCCCGAACGGGACGTTCGACCAGCAGACCGAGCAGGCGCTGTGCCGCTTCCAGCGCGACTACGGGCTGACCCCGGACGGCGTGTGCGGCCCGGAGACGCTGCGGGCGTTCCGCCGGCTCGGACGCAAGGTCACCGGTGGCCGTCCCGGCCTGCTGCGCGAGCAGGAGCTGCTGCGCCGCGCCGGACCGCGGATGCGCGGCAAGCGGATCGTCATCGATCCCGGCCACGGCGGCCCGGACCGCGGCGTCGAGATCGCCGGCGTGAACGAGGCCGACCTCATGTGGGACCTGGCCCGCCGGATCGCCGGACGGATGTCGGCCACCGGCATGGAGGCGATGCTGTCCCGGCAGGAGACCACCTGCCCGACCGACGTCGAGCGCGCCCAGTTCGCCAACGACGTCGGCGCGGACCTCGTCGTCTCGCTGCACACCGACGCCAACCGCAGCATGCACGCGGAGGGCCTGGCGACCTACCACTTCGGCAACGGCTCCGGCACGACGTCGACGGTCGGCGAGGCACTCGCCGGGCTGATCCAGCGCGAGCTGCTCACCCGTACCCCGATGCTCGACTGCCGCAGCCAGCCGTGCACCTGGGAGCTCGTACGCCGTACCCGGATGCCGGCCGTCCGGATCGAGGTCGGCTACCTGACGCACCTGGGCGACCGGCGCCGGCTGCTCGACCCGGAGTTCCGCGACATCGTCGCCGAGGGCGTGCTGGTGGCCGTCAAGCGGCTGTACCTGCTGGGCCAGGACGACCAGCCGACCGGCACCTTCACGTTCTCCGACGTGTTGGCCCGCGAGTTCGGCAGGGACCAGATCAGGGCCATCTAG